In a single window of the Acinetobacter tibetensis genome:
- a CDS encoding DMT family transporter: MAWIVLIFAGIFEIVWAYSMKLSEGFTRIGPSIITLIFMILSFALLAYAMRTLPLGTAYTIWTGIGAIGSFLVGIFILGEPATAMRMLAAILIISGLVLMKLSSS; the protein is encoded by the coding sequence ATGGCTTGGATTGTACTTATTTTTGCTGGTATTTTTGAAATTGTCTGGGCATATTCCATGAAGCTGTCAGAAGGCTTTACCCGAATTGGTCCGAGTATTATCACCCTCATTTTTATGATTTTAAGCTTTGCATTATTGGCGTATGCGATGCGCACTTTACCCTTGGGAACAGCCTATACGATTTGGACGGGGATTGGTGCAATCGGCTCTTTTCTGGTCGGTATTTTTATTTTAGGTGAGCCTGCGACGGCTATGCGGATGCTTGCCGCCATCTTAATTATTTCAGGGCTTGTATTGATGAAGCTTTCATCTTCATAA
- a CDS encoding methylated-DNA--[protein]-cysteine S-methyltransferase, protein MKLAFMYMASPVGQLKLVAHDTALVAVLWESENPKRVRLAELVEQPDHPILLQTQQQLMQYFAGTRQQFDLPLDFEGTEFQKQVWQALLNIPFGETRSYKDIAEQLGNPKAVRAVGAANGKNPISIIAPCHRVIGSSGKLVGFAGGLSNKEILLKIEQLQ, encoded by the coding sequence ATGAAACTTGCATTTATGTATATGGCTTCTCCTGTTGGACAGTTAAAATTAGTTGCGCATGATACCGCGTTGGTTGCAGTACTCTGGGAAAGTGAAAATCCTAAACGCGTACGATTGGCGGAATTGGTCGAACAGCCCGATCATCCAATTTTGCTGCAAACACAACAACAGCTCATGCAATATTTTGCAGGCACACGTCAGCAGTTTGACCTGCCTTTAGATTTTGAAGGAACAGAATTTCAAAAGCAGGTTTGGCAAGCTTTGTTGAATATTCCTTTTGGTGAAACTCGCAGTTATAAAGACATTGCAGAACAATTAGGTAATCCCAAAGCGGTACGTGCCGTGGGAGCAGCCAATGGTAAAAATCCAATTTCCATTATTGCGCCGTGCCATCGGGTGATTGGTTCAAGCGGTAAATTGGTGGGTTTTGCAGGTGGTTTAAGTAATAAAGAGATTCTTTTAAAAATAGAACAACTTCAATAA
- a CDS encoding nuclease-related domain-containing protein: MIAQIFAPLLSTFWWILLLFIVIGIIKAFKPYLKGKMGEFAVAAHAKLYLDQDRYTLLNDCTLPDEQNQTTQIDHILLSPFGIFVIETKNYKGWIFGSQHQKMWTQKIYKKSFKFQNPLHQNYKHQKVLEAVLSDIVEPQFIHSLVVFMPDCEFKTQMPQHVFRGAGWTDYVKTFQEVTIPPMKLKRIQLRIEKEVLEKSWKTNRQHIENLKIKHSE; this comes from the coding sequence ATGATTGCACAGATTTTTGCACCGCTCTTGTCCACATTTTGGTGGATATTATTGCTATTTATCGTTATAGGCATCATCAAAGCATTTAAACCTTATTTAAAAGGAAAAATGGGGGAATTTGCCGTTGCAGCCCATGCCAAACTTTATTTAGATCAAGATCGTTATACACTACTTAATGATTGTACTTTGCCAGATGAGCAAAATCAGACCACACAAATCGATCATATTTTGCTGAGTCCTTTTGGTATTTTTGTGATTGAAACCAAAAACTATAAAGGTTGGATTTTTGGCAGTCAGCATCAAAAAATGTGGACACAGAAAATTTATAAAAAGAGTTTTAAGTTTCAAAATCCATTACATCAAAACTATAAACACCAAAAGGTGTTAGAGGCGGTGTTATCGGATATTGTTGAGCCTCAGTTCATTCATTCACTAGTGGTATTTATGCCTGATTGTGAATTTAAAACCCAGATGCCACAGCATGTTTTTCGTGGAGCGGGTTGGACGGATTATGTGAAAACTTTTCAAGAGGTTACGATTCCACCGATGAAGTTGAAACGTATTCAATTGCGGATTGAAAAAGAAGTACTCGAAAAGTCGTGGAAAACCAATCGTCAACATATTGAAAATTTAAAGATCAAACACAGTGAATAA
- a CDS encoding hydroxymethylpyrimidine/phosphomethylpyrimidine kinase, producing MRPTVLCFSGLDPSGGAGLQADIEAIGQSGAHAAIACTALTIQNSQQVFGFEATSKELLLAQAHAVVGDLPIQCVKSGMLGTTDNIAALAEFLREHPEYRYVLDPVLVANSGGSLGDQATLVKAFVELIPLATILTPNTVELRALTGEQDLEAATQKLFAMGAKAVLVKGGHEDTADYIRNALYIDGEFVAESHCPRLAGEYHGSGCSLASFIAGRLAMGDELKIAVQHAETWLFGVLKQAETPVPNGQKIPKRF from the coding sequence ATGCGCCCGACTGTACTGTGCTTTTCGGGTTTAGACCCTTCTGGCGGTGCTGGCTTACAAGCGGATATTGAAGCGATTGGTCAAAGTGGTGCGCATGCCGCAATTGCATGTACCGCACTGACCATTCAAAACTCACAACAAGTCTTTGGCTTTGAAGCAACCTCCAAAGAATTACTTTTGGCTCAAGCACATGCCGTCGTCGGTGATCTACCGATTCAGTGTGTGAAGTCTGGGATGCTCGGTACCACCGACAATATTGCAGCGCTGGCTGAATTTTTACGTGAACATCCAGAGTATCGTTATGTACTTGACCCAGTGTTGGTGGCGAATAGCGGTGGTTCTTTAGGAGATCAAGCCACACTGGTCAAAGCTTTTGTCGAACTCATTCCATTGGCCACTATTCTTACCCCAAATACAGTTGAATTACGTGCTTTAACGGGCGAACAGGACTTGGAAGCGGCCACACAGAAATTGTTTGCCATGGGTGCAAAAGCAGTTTTGGTGAAAGGTGGGCATGAAGATACCGCCGACTATATTCGCAATGCCTTATATATCGATGGTGAGTTTGTGGCTGAAAGTCATTGCCCACGTTTGGCAGGCGAATATCATGGTTCAGGTTGCTCACTCGCGAGCTTTATTGCAGGTCGTCTCGCGATGGGCGATGAGTTAAAAATTGCGGTGCAACATGCAGAAACATGGTTATTTGGCGTATTAAAACAAGCCGAAACACCTGTTCCGAATGGACAGAAAATTCCAAAACGTTTCTAA
- a CDS encoding HAD-IA family hydrolase — MIKNILIDLDGTLTDPKVGITTSARYGLAKVGHPIPESENIDWIIGPPLKASLAKILNVDPHDVLADQALLGYRERFSVTGLFENHVFEDVAHTLATLKSKGYRLFLATAKPEVYARQILDHFDLLQYFEYPYGSELNGERTNKGELIAYILEQEQLQAEECFMVGDREHDIFGARSNGIETIAVEYGYGSMAELDAAQPKARIQRFADLLNLI, encoded by the coding sequence ATGATTAAGAATATCTTGATTGATTTAGATGGAACACTGACAGATCCCAAAGTCGGGATTACCACTTCTGCACGTTATGGTTTGGCAAAAGTAGGGCACCCGATTCCTGAGTCTGAGAATATTGACTGGATTATTGGTCCACCACTGAAAGCATCTTTGGCTAAAATTTTAAATGTTGACCCTCATGATGTGTTAGCGGATCAGGCCTTATTGGGCTATCGTGAGCGTTTCTCGGTCACAGGTTTATTTGAAAATCATGTGTTTGAAGATGTTGCACACACTTTAGCGACATTAAAAAGCAAAGGTTATCGCTTGTTTTTGGCAACGGCAAAACCCGAAGTTTATGCACGTCAGATTCTAGATCATTTTGATTTATTACAGTATTTTGAATACCCTTATGGCAGTGAACTGAATGGTGAACGAACCAATAAAGGGGAGTTAATTGCTTATATTCTAGAACAAGAGCAGCTTCAAGCCGAAGAGTGTTTTATGGTGGGTGACCGTGAGCATGATATTTTCGGCGCACGTAGCAATGGCATTGAAACCATTGCCGTGGAATATGGCTATGGCTCTATGGCTGAACTTGATGCAGCTCAACCCAAGGCTCGAATCCAACGCTTTGCAGATTTGCTGAACCTGATTTAA
- a CDS encoding sporulation protein, which yields MLNKLMSSLGLQGIQVDTRIHNSQLQAGQVLNGEVIFTGASSNKHINGIYLKLMTTAEVESNDSEYNTNLTIAEWHISGAFELQANQTHTFPFSIQLPFETPLTDLACHSNKTRVWLHTHLDVDWGLDATDKDYLQITPTPTMHSFLQAMQQCGFHLVTADVEKGQLRGNGFYSTLGCYQELEFKPAQFFSGINEIEVSFVAEQHQTHVLLEVDRKFRGDGFKSFSIPHQHANPTVLANEIRRTLGI from the coding sequence ATGTTGAATAAACTCATGTCGAGCCTAGGTCTACAAGGCATTCAGGTAGACACCCGCATACACAACAGCCAATTACAAGCAGGTCAAGTCCTGAATGGAGAAGTAATTTTTACTGGTGCTTCTTCCAATAAACATATCAATGGCATCTATTTAAAATTAATGACCACAGCCGAAGTCGAATCGAATGACTCAGAATACAACACCAATTTGACGATTGCGGAATGGCATATTAGTGGTGCATTTGAATTACAAGCCAACCAGACCCACACCTTCCCGTTTTCAATTCAATTGCCTTTTGAAACGCCGTTAACCGATCTGGCTTGCCACAGCAATAAAACCCGTGTTTGGTTACATACTCATTTAGATGTCGATTGGGGACTCGATGCCACCGATAAAGACTATCTACAGATCACCCCGACGCCTACCATGCACAGCTTTCTTCAAGCCATGCAACAATGTGGTTTTCACTTGGTGACTGCCGATGTTGAAAAAGGGCAACTTCGTGGCAATGGTTTTTACTCGACCCTCGGCTGTTATCAAGAGTTAGAGTTTAAACCTGCGCAGTTCTTTAGCGGCATCAATGAAATTGAAGTGTCATTTGTGGCAGAGCAACATCAAACACACGTGTTATTAGAAGTAGATCGTAAATTTAGAGGGGATGGCTTTAAAAGTTTTAGTATTCCACATCAACATGCCAATCCCACAGTTTTAGCCAATGAAATTCGTAGAACATTAGGCATATAA
- a CDS encoding Lrp/AsnC ligand binding domain-containing protein, translating into MRKLDRVDRLILDILQIEGRIAISELASRVNLSTTPCSERVKRLERDGIITGYHARLNPALVDRNLLVFLEIKLSAKSGDVFDQVARDLVEIPEVLECHLISGEFDYLVKARLKEMSAYRRLLGDLLKKLPSSASSHSYIVMEEIKETLYLDMR; encoded by the coding sequence ATGCGTAAATTAGACCGTGTAGATCGCCTGATTTTGGATATTCTGCAAATAGAAGGACGGATTGCGATTAGTGAATTGGCTTCTCGGGTCAATTTATCCACCACGCCTTGTTCAGAACGAGTCAAACGACTCGAGCGTGATGGCATTATTACGGGCTATCACGCGCGGCTTAATCCTGCGCTGGTCGACCGAAATTTACTGGTGTTTTTAGAGATTAAACTCTCTGCCAAGTCAGGCGATGTGTTTGACCAAGTGGCACGTGATTTGGTCGAAATTCCTGAGGTTTTGGAATGTCACTTAATCTCAGGCGAATTCGATTATCTGGTCAAAGCACGCTTAAAAGAAATGAGTGCTTACCGTCGCTTACTGGGGGATTTACTCAAAAAACTCCCCTCATCTGCTTCATCGCATAGCTATATTGTGATGGAAGAAATTAAAGAAACTTTATATTTAGATATGCGCTAA